In Girardinichthys multiradiatus isolate DD_20200921_A chromosome 18, DD_fGirMul_XY1, whole genome shotgun sequence, a single window of DNA contains:
- the LOC124883631 gene encoding dehydrogenase/reductase SDR family member 13-like encodes MSTVLLVIGVVIGVAYIYRHFVVKGERCTSQARLHGKTVIVTGSNTGIGKTTAIDLAQRGARVILACRCKKRGEAALQEIKRESGSNQVVFMQLDLGNLKSVRSFTETFLKSEPRLDILINNAGICLQGQTEDGFGLMFGVNHLGHFLLTNLLLGRLKECGASRIINVSSMAHNFGKVDFDCLNTNKALGLGTSFLRVLQIYCDSKLCNVLFNHELAKRLQGTKVTCYALHPGAISSELGRNTSLFLQIILKPITTFFFKNTIQGCQTTLHCALQAGIEPLSGRYFSNCTVRDLYSKAKDDAAAKKLWEMSERLCALV; translated from the exons ATGTCTACTGTTCTCTTGGTCATTGGTGTTGTTATAGGAGTTGCTTACATTTACCGTCACTTTGTGGTGAAAGGGGAGAGATGCACTAGCCAAGCAAGGCTTCATGGAAAAACTGTGATTGTCACTG GAAGCAACACTGGCATAGGGAAGACTACAGCCATAGATCTGGCTCAAAGAGGAGCCCGAGTGATTCTGGCCTGCCGCTGTAAGAAGAGAGGAGAAGCTGCTCTTCAGGAGATCAAAAGG GAGAGTGGGAGTAATCAGGTGGTGTTTATGCAGCTGGATCTGGGGAATCTGAAGTCTGTACGCAGTTTTACAGAGACCTTTCTGAAGTCTGAACCTAGACTGGACATACTGATCAATAATGCAG GTATCTGCCTTCAGGGTCAAACAGAGGATGGATTTGGACTAATGTTTGGTGTCAACCATCTTGGTCACTTTCTGTTAACTAACCTGTTGCTGGGCCGACTGAAAGAGTGCGGAGCAAGTAGGATAATCAATGTATCATCCATGGCACACAACTTTGGAAAAGTTGATTTTGACTGCCTGAACACCAACAAAGCTCTGGGATTGGGAACATCTTTCTTACGTGTCCTCCAAATTTACTGTGACAGCAAACTGTGTAATGTTCTCTTCAACCATGAGCTGGCCAAAAGACTGCAGGGAACCAAGGTCACCTGCTACGCTCTCCACCCAG GCGCCATCAGTTCAGAGCTAGGTAGGAACACAAGTTTATTCCTACAAATCATTCTTAAACCCATCACCACGTTCTTCTTCAAGAACACCATCCAGGGATGCCAGACCACCCTGCACTGTGCCCTGCAAGCGGGCATTGAACCTCTCAGTGGACGATACTTCTCCAACTGCACTGTTAGAGATCTCTATTCTAAAGCAAAGGATGATGCTGCTGCAAAGAAGCTGTGGGAGATGAGTGAGAGACTCTGTGCCCttgtctaa